In Hevea brasiliensis isolate MT/VB/25A 57/8 chromosome 13, ASM3005281v1, whole genome shotgun sequence, a single genomic region encodes these proteins:
- the LOC110663833 gene encoding uncharacterized protein LOC110663833 isoform X2, with protein MTSLLHGNPNCNILCGNRAISYVGISTIPLLRLGAGDFQGRLISQNFYRSVTFSFPREGSSSMMSKKVKFIIPRSSSSSDSSSNEDDSSDQDKTPFGYTRKDVLLIGIGVTVLGIGLKSGLEFAGVDSLQAGNVVQLVLVLGLTVGWISTYIFRVSNKEMTYAQQLRDYENKVMQKRLEGLTEAELEALLEQVEEEKKRLANGEQIN; from the exons ATGACTTCTCTTCTGCATGGAAATCCAAATTGCAACATTTTATGCGGAAATAGAGCAATTTCCTATGTGGGTATTTCAACTATTCCATTATTGCGCTTGGGAGCTGGAGATTTCCAAG GAAGGTTAATTTCACAAAACTTCTATAGAAGTGTCACATTCTCTTTTCCAAGGGAAGGATCCAGCAGCATGATGTCAaagaaagttaaatttattatcccTAGAAGTAGCAGTTCCTCAGACTCCAGTAGCAATGAAGATGATTCCTCTGATCAAGACAAG ACGCCTTTTGGATACACTAGGAAGGATGTTTTATTGATCGGAATAGGAGTTACTGTTCTAGGCATTGGTTTGAAAAGTGGACTGGAG TTTGCTGGAGTGGATTCTTTACAAGCAGGGAATGTTGTTCAATTGGTACTGGTTTTGGGCCTAACAGTTGGATGGATTTCAACATATATCTTTAGGGTCTCAAACAAGGAAATGACATATGCTCAACAGCTGCGTGACTATGAAAACAAAGTGATGCAG AAGAGGTTAGAGGGTTTGACAGAAGCAGAGTTAGAAGCACTGCTTGAACAAGTAGAGGAAGAGAAGAAACGCCTAGCAAATGGTGAGCAGATCAATTGA
- the LOC131171836 gene encoding uncharacterized protein At3g17950-like gives MSDPTNDMLPPPSSPTSSSVSSSDLDTESTGSFFHDRSTTLGTLMGVTSTAIAFRAPSQPRDTNSITVAGAGAGSVVSSSTGANRNNKKKKNKRAPVELLRRRRWWRLCSDGEAKPASLGEFLEVERRFGDGALYGDAAAELEGVMVAPPRDGVNGRVLFADGRVLPPAGEIDDGTSTAGILCRFPVSLTGICSGGVV, from the exons ATGTCAGATCCAACCAATGACATGCTTCCGCCACCGTCTTCTCCGACTAGCTCCTCCGTCTCCTCCTCCGATCTCGACACTGAG TCCACAGGTTCTTTCTTCCACGATAGAAGCACCACATTAGGCACTCTCATGGGCGTCACTTCCACTGCCATTGCTTTCAGAGCACCCTCTCAGCCACGTGATACAAACTCGATTACCGTCGCCGGTGCCGGTGCTGGTTCCGTTGTGTCTTCGTCAACTGGGGCGAATCGCAacaacaagaaaaagaagaataaaagagCTCCGGTGGAACTACTGCGGCGGCGAAGATGGTGGAGGCTTTGTAGTGATGGCGAGGCAAAGCCGGCGTCCCTTGGAGAGTTTCTGGAAGTTGAACGGAGGTTTGGAGATGGAGCTTTATACGGTGATGCTGCGGCGGAGCTTGAAGGCGTGATGGTGGCGCCGCCTAGGGATGGAGTAAATGGACGGGTTTTGTTCGCCGATGGGAGGGTTCTGCCTCCGGCCGGTGAGATTGATGATGGAACATCAACGGCTGGGATTCTTTGTAGATTTCCGGTTTCACTTACTGGGATATGTAGTGGTGGAGTAGTatag
- the LOC110663833 gene encoding uncharacterized protein LOC110663833 isoform X1, with the protein MTSLLHGNPNCNILCGNRAISYVGISTIPLLRLGAGDFQGRLISQNFYRSVTFSFPREGSSSMMSKKVKFIIPRSSSSSDSSSNEDDSSDQDKQTPFGYTRKDVLLIGIGVTVLGIGLKSGLEFAGVDSLQAGNVVQLVLVLGLTVGWISTYIFRVSNKEMTYAQQLRDYENKVMQKRLEGLTEAELEALLEQVEEEKKRLANGEQIN; encoded by the exons ATGACTTCTCTTCTGCATGGAAATCCAAATTGCAACATTTTATGCGGAAATAGAGCAATTTCCTATGTGGGTATTTCAACTATTCCATTATTGCGCTTGGGAGCTGGAGATTTCCAAG GAAGGTTAATTTCACAAAACTTCTATAGAAGTGTCACATTCTCTTTTCCAAGGGAAGGATCCAGCAGCATGATGTCAaagaaagttaaatttattatcccTAGAAGTAGCAGTTCCTCAGACTCCAGTAGCAATGAAGATGATTCCTCTGATCAAGACAAG CAGACGCCTTTTGGATACACTAGGAAGGATGTTTTATTGATCGGAATAGGAGTTACTGTTCTAGGCATTGGTTTGAAAAGTGGACTGGAG TTTGCTGGAGTGGATTCTTTACAAGCAGGGAATGTTGTTCAATTGGTACTGGTTTTGGGCCTAACAGTTGGATGGATTTCAACATATATCTTTAGGGTCTCAAACAAGGAAATGACATATGCTCAACAGCTGCGTGACTATGAAAACAAAGTGATGCAG AAGAGGTTAGAGGGTTTGACAGAAGCAGAGTTAGAAGCACTGCTTGAACAAGTAGAGGAAGAGAAGAAACGCCTAGCAAATGGTGAGCAGATCAATTGA
- the LOC110663832 gene encoding uncharacterized protein LOC110663832: MGNAASCAPSIISNGVVKVLLSNGSLQIYTKPVKAAELMLENPGKFICDFNSLKIGQRIYGLSADEELERRQLYFVLPMDLLYSVLTQEEMASLSCRATKAFKNNNLAKIFPVLSEFCIFPTASEIKTIDHIASSSTSCTDDIEDDDDQPKLVERYSKQGSWKPALETIVETPSIDKGGERGLQVWHDGADFV, from the coding sequence ATGGGTAATGCAGCTTCTTGTGCTCCTTCAATCATCTCCAATGGAGTTGTAAAGGTCCTGCTGTCCAATGGTTCCTTGCAAATCTACACAAAGCCAGTAAAAGCAGCAGAGCTCATGCTTGAAAACCCTGGAAAATTTATCTGTGATTTCAACAGTCTCAAAATTGGGCAAAGAATTTATGGCCTATCAGCTGATGAAGAGCTAGAGAGACGCCAACTCTACTTTGTTCTTCCTATGGACTTGCTTTACTCAGTTCTTACACAAGAGGAAATGGCTTCTCTCTCCTGCAGAGCAACCAAAGCTTTCAAGAACAATAATTTGGCCAAGATTTTCCCAGTTCTTAGTGAGTTTTGCATTTTTCCAACGGCTTCAGAGATCAAGACAATTGATCATATTGCTTCAAGTTCAACCTCCTGCACTGATGATATTGAAGATGATGATGATCAGCCAAAGCTCGTGGAGAGATACTCCAAGCAAGGATCATGGAAGCCTGCTTTGGAGACCATTGTTGAAACTCCATCCAT